The Dioscorea cayenensis subsp. rotundata cultivar TDr96_F1 chromosome 18, TDr96_F1_v2_PseudoChromosome.rev07_lg8_w22 25.fasta, whole genome shotgun sequence genome includes the window CTAAGGCACGTGCTAGCTGGTCAGTTGATCGGAATTGCAAAGCTGTATATTGAGCTTGCTATAGTTTTGAAGATCTATAAATAAGTATGAGGCTTCAAACACAAGTAGGCAcaaaagcaagcaagagaaaaaaacaaagaaaaagctaAATGGCATCAAGGGCCATCCTCATCCTTTCCTTGTGTGCCACCCTTGGGATTCTTGCACCAGCATGCAAGGCCACTGAATTCGTTCTCTACTCAAATCCTGCCACTGTCCTCGTCCCGGGCCAAAACTTCTCATATGACATGACCCCCATCGGCCTCCCTTACGGTCCAGCGGATCTGGTCATGCAGAAGGACTGCAACCTGGTGAGCCACTACAAAGGTGAATTTTCCTGGGCCAGCAACACAAGCGGAGCTGCAGACTACTGCTACCTCACGGTCAGCAACTACGGCGCTGCGGTCATCAAGGGCAACTACCACTACCCAGTCTGGACCAGCCCCATCACCAGCAACATCTCCGGTGACTACGTTCTAATCCTTCAGTGGAACGGCGGGCTCGCCACCTACGGCCCCAGCATCTGGTCCAGCACTAACAAAGCAGAGTTCGGCAGCATTGAGATCAAGAACGAGACCAAGGACTACGTGGTCTACTCGTATTCAGTGCTGCCAATTGGACCCATAGCCACGTATAAGGACTTTCATCTGGTCCTTGAAGACAGCTGCAACCTTGTCCTCCGCCGCACTGATTCTGGCAAGGTGTTGTGGCAGACCAACAAGTACAGTGACTGCCCATGACTGCTTCGTCGACTCTTGATGGCAACGGCGAGCTGTTTGTCAAGCATAGACGCCGGGAGATACTGTGGAGATCCAATTCCAGGTCTACACCAGGCCTTTACGTGTTTGTGCTGCGTTATGATGCTCGTCTTGTCATCTATGGCTCTCAGATTTGGACTACCAAACCCTTCTGGTAATTAAGAGCCAGACCCTGTGCATGGAATTAAGCACCTAAGTTTGCTAgttgaatgaaataaaatgtgtGGGATCACCTCTTTATCTTTTACCATGAACTGCATATGCTTGCGTGTTACCCTAGCTTGCTGCCTGCTTCATATATCTATCaacttattataataataataaaaattataataattgaattCAACAAAATCGTGTAATAAATGGTCATGTGAACATAAAAagatgaacaaaaacaaaatgactTGTATAACTTGATGAACTTGTTTTTACCAAAAGCTAGTTTTTATCAAAAGCTGAAAAATACCATCACTCGTCTTTCATAATCATGTTTTTGTTAGAAAGCACTTATAAATATACTGTAAATTTTTTGTTACAATATAAGtaggtgatttgattggatTTAATATtgttacataatttttttatatacaaaaatatttttatatttttatatgaattgtgcaaaaactaaatttcaaaatgagtcttctaatttttatttaaattaaattttatttaaatacaagGTGTTTACTAACCTTACCAAAATTTATTAGAACTCAGTgaagaataaatttaaaaaaaaaagagtaacaataagaatagattaaaaaaatcttagtttataataaaaaaaaataaatattaaattaatttctataAAAGTACACTAGTTTATTTTGAAATAGACTATTAATGAGATAGAGAGAAAAAAtaggaattttaaaaaattaattcagatTATAGAAGATTGattaatcattaaattaaaaattagacaccttaatttattataataaatatatttactgtaattataattatgagagtttaaaaaaaaaatatatagttttaaaattaatgactttataaatgtgtgtgtgaagtttcaaatttttatatttgaaaacacAGGAGGATTCCCACTTAAAAATATCATCATGTAATTTTGTATTTCCAAATGGACTTTTAAATCTGAAAAATTGTTTGACGAGATGTATTTAAGGTATAACCTAATTATAGGATAttacttttttcctttttttttttatgtatttcattAAGGTGAtatcattttgattatttttttatttttttaatttttttattaatataatttctaatgatgctttttatttttttattcattaagtatttttaattatttttttaaattgtatatgtatatgatcataaaaaaatatataaaaaactaaaaatatcttCATGTGAAGCTGACATGAAATTTGGATGGGATCCTCAaatttttgggatttttgaCTTAAGACCAAATCACctagaataatttttttgaaagataATAATATCACTCGAGTTATAATTAAGGAGTTTGAAGTCCCAACAAATAAACATCACTTTAATCGACTTTTTGCCATTGTACAAACTCTTGCCATCCAAGATgatgaatatttttgttattaaaatagatagctcatggtttatattaaaaataataattaatatgaaaatgattaaataaaaaatgacaattaaagaaaaaaatttcaacgaATGATTTTGTGGGATCATTCAACCTCTTATTCATCAAGaatcacaatatttttttgtgttaaaaatttACAAGGtgcttgtttatttaaaaaaatccctTAATTCCCTATGACTTAAACTAAGATTCTGTTTTAATAATGGCAGCCATTCTACAAACTGGTTTCGAAGTACAGTGCGCAATGAGATTTTTCAAAGTCATATATGAAAAAAACACGCATTGGTGATGCATATatatgcaagtaaaaaaattggattaactAACTGAGCCACGAATTTTGGATCCCGTGCACTGTGAGTTAACGAAAAGTCAGACACCGACacagagatagagagagaactGTAGAGTTATGATCACGCAAAAAGCAATTAGGGCATTCATTTTATCGCGAGTGGAGGAAAGTCAGGAAGTGTCACTTCTCTGAAGTAGGAGAAATGATATCACTTTCAGgacttatgatatttatttgtcagaaattgaaaataaaaccgAAGGATTTGGGTGTTGGATAAAGTTCTATGAgtttaaaaaagatttaaaaagtgaaaagaagttagtttttataaattgactCACTTCCCCCTATTTTcagtaaaaaatattaaagtggGCTTAGTTTAAAATTCACTTCAGTCGAAAGTGGGGGAAATgacacttccccccacttcaaCACAAGTAAATACCAGAAGTGGGAAAAATTAGACCACTTCTCTCATTTTTTCATGAAATGAACGCCCTTTAGGAGCCGTTTGATTCGCGGTAATGTAAAAagattaccacgtttggcattgcatAAGTGGTAATCTTGATGGTATGTAATATcccattaccaacttataaatattaccaagaaggTTGGCAATTCTATTATCACCAAATTTGGtatctatcttggattaccgtggtaatcttataactttctatattttaacaaattgattaacATGACAGCTAAATACGACAATGAACTATTACCGATAATAATAGTTTCCAACCAAAtatggttatatcaaattactgtaatattttcaacaatataaaattttcactcatattattatgttaatctTGTTATgtgataatatatcattaccacgAAGACGAACGTGTAGAGCAagtgacaattaaaaaaacatacaaaaacgATAGTAACTTGGTCACATGtatgattattttgattaacaATGCAAGTCTACCTAGCGCAGACCATTTGTTTTGGGCACGTCTCGTCTGTTGGAGCTGATAGCAATGTAGGTAGGATATTTATCGCTTCGTTAATTGTTCAGCACTGATCACGGGTTCGTGACATATAGGTTTCGCATCGTTACTTACAATCTCGTGAGCTGATGGTTAGAGTATGCATGCATCGTTGCTCTAATGTTCaatagtactagtactaataaATACTATAGATGTGTGAGATCAATTACTTCCAATCGGGGTTGGTGGGGGAGGAAACGGATTAAATGTGTGAGGCCGATTGGAATATGTGGGGAGGAAACGGATTAAATGTGTGGGGAGGAAACGGATTAAATGTGTGAGGCCGATTGGAATATGTGGTGAGGAAACGGATTAAATGTGTGAGGCCGATTGGAATATGTGGGGAGGAAACGGATTAAATGTGTGAGATCATTTACTTCCAATCGAGGTAGCTGGTGAGGAAACAGATCCAGTCAACAGACTTTAATATATACTTCCTCTagtgtgtcttttttttttagttgttacgTTTTGGaactcttttttattatttttttatttatcaaataaaaaattttgtatattactaaatattttttaaaattattttttaatttaatatagttacaattttcaataaatcacaatcaattaaatattaaattatatacttcaCTAGTGGGGTTTTTAATATGggtagttttaaaaattaataaaatttcttataaaatataagtaaccaactaactttaaatatttttttttaatcgtaaattaagtaaatatgacaagtaaaaagaaacaaatgacgCGCATACAATAATGTGCTAGGCAAATGTAGAAACAATTTAATGTGAAGAATTCATTTTTCTGCGTGTCCGATTCATTATCTATTCGTTATATCTTTAGAATTTCTtcggtttttttttcaaatttaaaagtaCGTAATAAGTGATGTGGTTAGGATATTGAAAAATCAGGAAGCGAACCTATAGTATGAACTATTCACAcctcatatataaatatatatagactaTACTActatattaaaatgaaaatgaaagcacAACTAATGAAGTACTCatgatatataataaagaaaaacatattaatcAACATTTTTAACATGTGGCGATATGTCAAAAATTCCTATTGCATTATTGTAATagctaattataaatttatgagGACACATATTAATTAGCATGTTATTTTTAACATGTGGTACTATGACAAGACTCCCGTTGCATTATTGCAAgagttaattataaatttatgaggacacaaaaacaagtcaaaaaaacatattaatccAATATGTTATTTTAACATGTAGTGATATGTCAATATTCTCATTGCATTATTGtaagatttaattataaatttatgagGACATAAAAAAATCGATTTAGAGGAGACATTATTAATTCTAGTTTTTTTCATAGATAGATTTTTGGTGGAGTAATATGGCAGTACTAATTCTAGGCTATCATGAGATATTCAATTTAATTAGAAtgataaagaaatatataaccgaaatatctatttttaaaaacatatataaaattaaaacaatacaaaGGTGTCAACCACACACAAGACATCAATTATGTCAcgcattaattgaaaatttatgaGCTAAGGCAAGAGATACCCTACCACAGGTCCACAAGGATATGGACTATATGGTTCTGACCatagagataaaaaaaacagaTGTGGATGATTGCCATTAATTAAGGCCCACATTTATATGCCATAATGGATTCTAGCTGAAAGTCTCACAAATGGAAGTGGACCACTTCGGAAGTTCATGACACCATTCACGTGCTTCTTGAGTTGTGTTACTTGTGTGTTGTTTATTGCAACTGTATGACGTGGATACGTCTCGCTTGCAACAACAACTCATCTCTTTACAATATAATTAACAATGTTTTGAaacccggaccggaccggccagTTGGACTGGTGGAACCAGGAACTGGCCAGCAGTCCGGTCCGGTTCTATATAGATCATTGACTAAGTGTTGACCCGGTCAAACCCATTAAAACCCGCCGAACCGGCCAGTTTTACCCGAACCGGGTTAACCCCGGTTCCATATAGGCCAAGACTGTCATCAAGAAAATGGGAGTAGTCGAAGTTAGAGAGAAGGTGGAGATCGCAAATGGCAGTGACAATCTCACAGTTGGTGTCTATGTAGATGAGATAAGCAGGACAGTGGGTGTGAGATTGGGAGTAGGAGATGCATTTGGAGAGATTGGAGATGGAGACCGGAGATAGAACAGAAGGAGGCCAGATAGGGTCGTAGACGGAGAGAATGGCTAGAGGTGAAGATAAAGTTGAGAGGCCCGCAGTGGCTGTCGGAGTTGCCAGAGAGAGTGCATCTCTTGTAAGCTCAGCGTGTGCAGCCTAACCAAAAATGTCTTCAACTATGCTGCTGCACACCGGTGGTCATAtgtcaacaataataaaatatcgaTAAAGGAAGAAGCTTTCAAGCACTGAAGCAATTATAATATGAATTGATGTGACGGTGATAACAATATGTAttatatatctctctctctatatatatatataatatcacatGTGAATTGGTGGGATGATAATTTTGCATATCATGTTCATGTTAAGTAACATATTGGCATATCATGTTTGAATTAAGTTTGGAATATATGTGGGTTTGgataattaatatttgtattaatatatatatattacattatccGGTTCGACCAAACTGGGGCATCCGGTTCAACCAATTGACCCATGATCCCGATTATTTGGCCGGTTCACTTTGCGGTCCGGTTCTGAAAACATTGATAATTAAGGAGAGAGAAGTAGTGGTTTGAAATCTAGACGCAGCCACATACTGTGAAGAAGCTAGTTCCAACTCCAATGGCGACAGTCCAGGTCCTTCAAACACTTCTGACTCTCTTTAGCATTCAGCTCGCCGTCCTTATCTCCTCTGGTTTGGCTTCCAACTTCATGATCACCGGCGGCTACTTGACAGAGGGCCAAAACTCGACGTACAAGGAATACAACCTGACTATGCAATCGGTCGCAACCTTGTCCTTAAAAAGCGGGAGCACGATGAATCCGGGAGACCATGACTAGTGGCTATGGGCGAGGGTGCTACCTCACTCTCTCCCAGAATGGCAAACTCTACCTCTACACTCGGTacgtgtcacgccccgaacccagctttATGGACccgggacgccgacaaacggccgtacacctacaaggccgaaaccaagtaggcatacaaggcctcaaatcctgattcaaaacagaacaaaaaatcaaaatcagtggattgcaaaaaacaatataaacttattcaaataaaacctaggccCACAACAATCGGGACTTATTACAAGCTAAATAAAACGGCGATGGCCCAACGATCCTTGCTAAGCTATACGCTTGCGACCTCTACTCCCCGATccgaaaaaaatatcaacaaaaatttatgagcttgacgaTCCCGATgaagtaaccactaaaaaaatattgggatcatttacacaaaatcataatttatcaaaatgagaaaatcgGAAACCagaattatttcaagtaaacaaagatgtcaaaactgagcatataggtcccccaaacaactattgccaaaacaaaattacaaaattcatatgtttaccctcagtgacccaagacaaaatttaacaaaagtcatatttttaccctcggtgaccccgagccaaaattatcaaaggccgatattcttcaccgacgacaagcggtgggaaactatagtttctagatcaaaatacgtgtcgacacggtcagtgtttaacccccactgacagggttattgcatagttaattggggatTAGTTTTTATGTCAAAATATTGCATgctcacaaaacaataaactaacaaaattcgCATTGCGCATAATACGaataatttgccaaacaaaatttttagcagtcttatgatcccattttatcatagcaaaataaaccagttacttgaattcaaacatgaacagataacttaaagaaaaaaacttaataataattaattataaattaactaaaacatatctgaaattcataattggaataatacatatttagataaactatttaaatttttacaaataaaataatccgaattaaaataaatatttaaacctttccgATAATtgtaatccaaaataaaatatcattaac containing:
- the LOC120282992 gene encoding mannose-specific lectin 2-like — translated: MASRAILILSLCATLGILAPACKATEFVLYSNPATVLVPGQNFSYDMTPIGLPYGPADLVMQKDCNLVSHYKGEFSWASNTSGAADYCYLTVSNYGAAVIKGNYHYPVWTSPITSNISGDYVLILQWNGGLATYGPSIWSSTNKAEFGSIEIKNETKDYVVYSYSVLPIGPIATYKDFHLVLEDSCNLVLRRTDSGKVLWQTNKYSDCP